The following DNA comes from Rosa rugosa chromosome 5, drRosRugo1.1, whole genome shotgun sequence.
TTTAGCAGAAATTAATACTTTGCAGTTttttaacaaaaaagaaaaagaaaaatttatagTGTTAGTCTCGTACTAGAAGATCTGTTCCATCGTTGTAAACGCCACCGTTGGatacctctctctcttcccagcAAAAACCCTACAAACAGTTAGGAGAGATAATCGGACATTACAGCTTCGCAGGTACGCTTTTCGTTTTGCATTTGACAGTTTCGATGTTGAAGTTTCAAACTTGGGTTCAGTATCGCGAGCTTTGTATTCAACCCAAGAGTCTTCGTCTTCGCcgatgactttttttttttttttttttttttagggtcaCCGATTCCATGCTCTATTTTTGCaattcatcattctcttctgggtCTAACCTTTATTTTGTTCCCGGGCACAATATATGTCTACGAAATTTGTAGCAATCGTTGAATTCTTGAAGGTATGGTATTGAGTGTAGTTTTAAGAAAAATCGTGAAAGGATCAAGTAGGTGTAGTAATGCGATTTGACAAGTTACTTCCTTTTGATTTACCAGTAGTTCCGAGATAAATGCGAAAACAGAAGAACTTAATTTATCTTATGCTAATGCTGAATGTCGTTGGAACTGTGATAATTGATCTCTTCCTCTTTAGACTTGCTTTCTGTGATACCTTATTATATCAAGTTTATTTGTAGGATAGGCTGATCCATCAGCTCTTGCATGAGTACGAGTCAGTATTTTGGCACTTTGCTGCGTATAACCATCATCAAGAAAACCAGATAAAGTAACTCGCATCGATTGTTGTGCAGccctattattattattttatttatttccccTGTACCAGGGTTCCAAAATCAAGTTTGCACCTACACCTTAATCTGCTGTTTCCGGAGGAGGAGGGGATGTGGTTTGGTTAGATGTTTGGTGATGTGGATCACCTTCATGATTTGTTTCAGTCCACTTGGAGATGCTGCTCTTTCTTACGTGGATGGATTGGCAGTTTAATATTGAAGCATTGCACGGATGTGGTGAGTTTGTTTATATACATTACATTTTTACATCCTCTGATTATGGAGCTGCACAATGAGATGTTGACAATACTTTTTCAATTCCAGACTGGCTTACAATCAAGAAACTATCTTTCTAAACTGGTTAAAGAAAGGGAGCATCAACTTTCAACCTTCATGTCTCAAACGGCGTATATAGATCTTAGTTCATCTGACAGTGATTTAGAAGAGATAGAGCCTGTTGGTAGAAGAACTCTTCCACCTTCGttttctgcatctgcttctgcttctgcttctggttCAAATTCAAGGAGTAAAGGTTAGCTTGGGTTTTGTGTTTGTGGAGCCTTCCCATGTTTACATTGATTTGTATTAACCATAAATCATATGACATGATCGATCAATTTTGCAGACTATGCTGACAAGTCTAGAAAGGTGCCTTCTCCTAGAACAGCACATGCTTCTAATGGAATATCACCTAATTATAATCACCACAGACAAGTGTTAGATAAGTTTCATCCCAGTTCAAGTGGTGACATAAGAGCATCAAATCAACAGGTTGCCCGAGCAGATAGTTCTACGTATTTCTCTCAAAATGGAAATGTGGGTCAGCGTCAAAACGTCAATTCTTGAATTGCTAATATTTATGTTACAGATACTAATAATATTTCACTTCGACAGGCCCTAAAGAGGACCCTTCCATTATCTATGCAGGCTCTAAACCCTGCAGTAGATAACAGGGCCCACAATCAGTTCCGTGATACCACCAACAAGGGTTTTATGAGAGACCATTCAATCAGGGGGAATGATGAACATATGTATGATAGAATGCCTCCATTTGTAAAGTCATCGTCTAACTCCCAATTTCCTAGTTCAAGTGAGCCTCAATACCTTCCGGGAATAGGTGAAGAAAGGGTTGCTGAAAGTGACGAGAGGCTGATATATCAAGCGGCACTAGAGGTATCTCTTGCTTTTCAATAGATTAAAGCATCTCCAATCATGCGtgcttctctttttttattaaagATGATTACAATGTTGATTTAGGGagttataaatgtttttaattcgTTACTTTAAATTAGCAATTATATACCAAAATAATTATTTGGCATATTGAATATGAAACACAGAATAACACATTGATTATTTCACCAGTAGCCATCTCTTCTCAGATATAGTAGCTTCAAGAGGTTTTGATATATATTAGGAGCATGACTGGAGCAGATTTTTTAACTTTTCCCTAATCTTTTACTTAGAAGCTCATTTAGGGAGCTTGATGGAGATGCTCTTAATTCGACTATTTTGTAATCTACGCTATCATAAGTGACTTAGTGGTTTAATGGCTCGTTTGTGATTAGAGATCTTCATTTTGCTGGCTAAGATAAGGCCAGAGCTGGTTGTGGGCTCTATTGATGGACATGGTCTGCTCTAATTATGTAAAATGTACATGCTCGATTGGGGAGCTGTTATTGGCACCCCAGGAAGTCATCCTGCACTGCATAGTTAATCTTTCATTATTTCTAGACATCCACAGAATGAGATCAGAGTAGTGCTAATTGACTTCCTCGGAGTGCTAAtaacatttcccttgagctgcACGCCAATGATATAATTTGAAGTCCTAAAGAAGTTTGGTTCTGCAGGAACTTAATCAACCAAAACTTGAAGCTACTTTACCTGATGGTCTTTTGTCGGTCTCTCTTCTACGACATCAGGTGTTCCTCTTTGTTTATTAGAATTGCTCCTGTCATTTTTCACCTTGCATGTTTTGAACTTAAATCAGTTCTACTTCACAGAAAATTGCTTTGGCATGGATGCTTCAGAAGGAAACCAGAAGCTTGCATTGTCTAGGTGGAATCTTAGCTGATGATCAGGTTTCTCAAGAATATTCTTATGACCTGTAGCTCTTGCCTATCCTTTGATACTTGGATACGAAATTTATTTTGTAAGTTCACTTGGATTCTTAATGCTCTTCTCTTACAGGGCCTTGGTAAGACAATCTCAATGATTGCACTTATACAAATGCAGAGGTCTTTGCAATCGAAGTCAAAACCTGAACACTTGGACAATAAAACTGAAGCTTTGAATTTGGATGATGATGAGGACCATGGTGGTTGCGGTTTGGATAAAGTCAACAAGACTGAAGAATCTGATTTTAAATCAACTCCAGAAGCTAGTACCTCTGCACAGCCATTCAAAAAGAAGAGGCCAGCAGCTGGTACATTGGTGGTTTGTCCAGCAAGTGTTCTTCGACAGTGGGCTAGGGAGCTGGATGAGAAGGTTGCAGAGGAAGCAAAATTGTCTGTACTTGTTTATCATGGAGGCAGCAGAACAAGGAATCCCGAAGAACTTGCTGGCTATGATGTGGTTCTCACTACATATGCTATTGTAACTAATGAAGTCCCAAAACAACCTTTAGTTGATGAGGATGAGGGGGATGAAAAAAATGTGGAAAAGTATGGATTATCTTCTGATTTTTCTGTCAACAAGAAGAGGAAAAAGGCTTCTATTGTTAGTAAGAAGGGAAAGAAAGGTAGGAAAGGATTTGACACTTCCCCTTTTGACTGTGGTTCTGGGCCACTTGCAAGGGTCGGTTGGTTTAGGGTGATACTAGATGAAGCGCAAACCATTAAGAATCACAGAACTCAAGTGGCTAGGGCCTGCTGTAGCCTTCGAGCCAAAAGAAGATGGTGTCTATCTGGTACACCAATACAAAATGCAATTGATGATTTATACAGTTACTTCAGATTTCTGAAATATGATCCTTATGCTGTGTATAAATCATTTTACACTACCATTAAGGTTCCAATATCCAGAAATTCACTCCAAGGTTACAAGAAGCTCCAAGCTGTTCTGAGAGCTATTATGCTGCGCCGGACAAAAGGTGAATGCTTTGTCCTTGTTATTTGGTTTGCTGGATAGTTGGTAATTATTTCTGCTTTTTAACATGTTCATTATAAGAATGGATGGATGCTTTCCAATATTACCCACACTAATGTGCATGATATAACATGACTCTCCAATTTGTTTGCCTCTTTGGGTATATGTGACTTCCCTTGTTGAAGTAGGTGATCCCTACCCGTTAGATCTTGGAATACAATATTGAGAAAGAGGATCTTGTTCCCTTCCTTCAtgccatttctctctctctctctctctctctctctctgcctttttttttttcctccccaGCTATAGGTTTAAGATCTCTTTATAAATTTTAATGTTATTGCTGTAATGCTGTGAAAGAATGTGAATGTGCTTGTGTACTTTATCTTTCATTGAACTCTTTCGTGTTGATCATCATTTCTTTTTTTGCAGGAACAATGATTGATGGGCAACCTATAATTAATTTACCACCAAAAACAATTAACCTGAGTAAAGTGGAGTTCTCGTCTGAGGAGAGGGCCTTCTATACCAAATTAGAAGCTGATTCACGCTCTCAATTCAAGGTGCAttgccttttattttatttattctgcTTGAGGTGGTGGAATCTGACTATCCATCTGATTTTTTCTGTGTTGTCTGCTGAAGAGAGAAGATgaagtttttgtttctctttgaTAGATTATCCAGTGACTTGTTGAAAGTGGACAATAACAATAGCTGAAAAGCAAAACCATGTATCACCTCAGAACAAGATACTCTCAAAATCAAGAATAATTAAGTTAAAAGGAATGTTTGGGACAACAGATTTTagcttcttcttttattttattttattattattatttttttcatacAGTACAAGTGATGTTGTAGAAATGACCAGTAAGCAAATGCTCTAACTGTAATATTATTGGTCAGACACCTTTTGCAACTGATAGTAACCTCATTTTTATAAGTTTTGTGTCAACTAGTTCAAGACTTTCATCAAGACATATGTATGGTACAGCATTGGCATCTATTTATTATTATTGAAGTAGGACACAACGGAAGTAAATAATGTCCCCTTGTttctttcatataatttaaatcTGCCAGTAAAAAGTCTGAAATACCTGTTGCGAATTGTGTTGACATATCTATTGAGAAATGTTACAGTTGTAATTCCATGTTATAACCATCCCCGGTCCTGTTGAAGATTCTTTGCTGTTTTATAGATATTCTGATGCTGAACTCTATTGTTTCTTGCAGGCATATGCTGCTGCTGGCACAGTAAATCAAAACTATGCAAATATTCTTTTGATGCTTTTGCGCCTTCGGCAGGCTTGTGATCACCCTCTACTTGTTAAAGGATATGACACTGACTGCGTTGGGAAAGATTCTGTggctatggcaagtacactttCTAGAGAGATGCTTATCGATCTATTGAATGCCCTGGAAAGTTCCGAGGCCATTTGTCGTGTATGCAATGTGAGCTTTCTTAAAACTTTTCCTTACTGGATATTTCTACTTAAACTAGAAATAGATGCAAATGTATTGATTTTAGTAAAAAGTCTTTAGCACGACAATGCTTCAACTTTAAACAGTTGCTTTCCTTTGCTACTCTCTTTGCAATGTCAGAATAGTAAAAGAAAAGTGTGGGAATGTGGGGGTCCTATCTAATTCTTCTGGTATTTGATGATCTTGGCAGGATGTACTTGAGAACCCTGTTGTTACTATGTGTGGCCATGTTTTCTGCCATCAGTGTGTGTCAGAAAATATGACTGGTGATGACAGTATGTGCCCTGCAATTGAATGCAAAAAACAAGTCAGTCCTGATGTTGTTTTCTCCGAATCCACTCTAATAAGTTGCCTCTCTAAGGATCTTGATGGTGGTTCAACGAATTCTCAGTTGATTGAGAAACCAGTAGTGGTACAGAATGAGTACACTTCATCTAAAGTCAGAGCTGTTATTGAGATAATACAGTCACACTGCAGGTTAAACAGCCCAAATTTGGAGCAATATAATTCTACAGGATGCAATAGAGACTCttcttttgaaaatgaaaacccGTATTCAGACATCAATGTTGTAAAGCGCACAACCGTAGTTTCAAACTCGCCAAATGATGGACCAATTAAAGCAATCATTTTCTCCCAATGGACTAAGATGTTGGATTTAGTTGAGAATGCAATGAACGAGTACTGTATACAATACAGAAGGCTTGATGGTACAATGACTCTGACATCAAGAGACAGGGCTGTCAAAGAATTCAACTCTGATCCTGAGGTTTTGGTCCTTACCTTGATAATTGCTGAAATAGTTCATAACTGGTTAAATGTTTTCCTTCCCATCATCattctttttcttattcttaAATGGGCAAGTTAGAAATCTGAACCTAATTATGCTACTTATGTTTAATATTTTATGAATGCCAATCCATGGATCTGAGATTATTGGAATATCACTTGACTGAATGTGTGTAAACTGTACTACTTTGttatgagaaattttttttagcaCTGAATGATTAACTTCTTTACTGCCTCAATCTGGCAACTAAGTTCAAGATCTTAATTGTTGCAGGTCACTGTTATGCTTATGTCACTAAAGGCAGGAAACCTTGGTCTAAACATGGTTGCTGCATGTCATGTTATCCTTTTGGATCTTTGGTGGAATCCAACAACTGAGGATCAAGCTGTCGATAGGGCACATAGAATTGGACAAACCCGGCCTGTTACTGTAACTCGACTTACTATTAAGGATACAGTAGAGGACAGGATATTAGCTCTACAGGTATGATCTTTACTTACTAGTCGTGCCACCTGGAATtgatctctctcttttttctttcgcTTCTCTTGTGAGCTCTTTAAAATCGTATCAGATACAAAAAAAGATTGTATTTCTCTGTCTAGTGTCAAAATTGAATTCCAGGACTGACAAATTGTTGATTGTTTTTCTTATATCCTTTGCTATCAACTTTTATAATGTCTAGTTTTGTGTTAGTTCAAATAGAAAATGATTCACTAAAAAGTACAAGTGCATTGGATGTATAGAGGAGAGGTAGAAATATGATGAGGGAAAAATGATGAAGACAAATGAAATTTAGCGTGGAGTCAAATGAACTCAAAAGGACCTAAATTATTATTGTTAAATGTCATCCTAACATTAAGGGGGATATGTTCATACTCCCAAGTCCTAAAATACGAAGTGATTTGACCAATTGTCCTTCTATTTCAGAATGAAAACTTGTCTTTATGCTTTGTTTTTGCAGGATGAGAAGAGAAAAATGGTTGCATCTGCTTTTGGTGAAGATAATAGTGGGGGCTCTGCAGCTCGTCTGACAGTTGAGGATCTCAGATACCTATTTATGGTCTAGAACACAACCAGGGCATTCACTTTCGTGTTTGTAGCTTTAGTATTTTTTGTGCTTGCTCAAAGCCTTGTCTAGAAGCAAATTTCGTAGTTTAAATATGTGAAAGTAGAGGCAGAGCTCCTCATATGGAAGGGACTGTTGGGTGTAGCTAGATTTGCGTGATAACCTGCATCAATTTTTGACTTGCTAGGCGAAACAAGGCATTTTGTTCCCACCAACTGCTGGGATAGCAAGCATTGGGCGGCTGTAAATATTCTAATCCAtatttattgtccacaagatgATTATGTAGTTGCCGTTCCCTTCATCTTTGTGAATATATAGAATAATGCTCCTTATcagttaatttaattttttgcaTCTATTTCGATTTATTGGGTGCGACTTGTGAGCAATGGCTCTGGTTAAGCGGGTAACGCGCCTAGCGAAAATAGAACGCCCCTAGCGAAAAACACAAATAGAGTtctctctcccggccgaacacTGTTGGTATTCCGACATTTCCTTACCAATGATGTTGTCACTTAGTTGGATTTTGAGTCTTCTTGGTTGGTGTGACCGTTTTTCTTGCCTCATGGTGTCGTAGATCTAGTAGCTCTATTAGGAAGTTATGTTAAGATCCTTTTGGTCTGATTTTTGTTATAACTTGTAAGTGGTCCGTAAGTGGCCATGCTTGTATTATTCATAGTGATAGAGGTACTATTGTAACTTCTTTCGTAAGAATAcaattatttgataaaaaaagaagaagaagataattgtATGTATATTCCACTCTATACTAATTTGAGTAATTTCTGAGTAAAGCTCACAATCAGTCAATCATATTGCTTTTACAGATTCCTCTACTTTGGACCAACAAATTCTGACCTGTGTGGGCCTATTATACAAAGTGATCTAAGC
Coding sequences within:
- the LOC133708712 gene encoding helicase-like transcription factor CHR28 gives rise to the protein MFGDVDHLHDLFQSTWRCCSFLRGWIGSLILKHCTDVTGLQSRNYLSKLVKEREHQLSTFMSQTAYIDLSSSDSDLEEIEPVGRRTLPPSFSASASASASGSNSRSKDYADKSRKVPSPRTAHASNGISPNYNHHRQVLDKFHPSSSGDIRASNQQVARADSSTYFSQNGNALKRTLPLSMQALNPAVDNRAHNQFRDTTNKGFMRDHSIRGNDEHMYDRMPPFVKSSSNSQFPSSSEPQYLPGIGEERVAESDERLIYQAALEELNQPKLEATLPDGLLSVSLLRHQKIALAWMLQKETRSLHCLGGILADDQGLGKTISMIALIQMQRSLQSKSKPEHLDNKTEALNLDDDEDHGGCGLDKVNKTEESDFKSTPEASTSAQPFKKKRPAAGTLVVCPASVLRQWARELDEKVAEEAKLSVLVYHGGSRTRNPEELAGYDVVLTTYAIVTNEVPKQPLVDEDEGDEKNVEKYGLSSDFSVNKKRKKASIVSKKGKKGRKGFDTSPFDCGSGPLARVGWFRVILDEAQTIKNHRTQVARACCSLRAKRRWCLSGTPIQNAIDDLYSYFRFLKYDPYAVYKSFYTTIKVPISRNSLQGYKKLQAVLRAIMLRRTKGTMIDGQPIINLPPKTINLSKVEFSSEERAFYTKLEADSRSQFKAYAAAGTVNQNYANILLMLLRLRQACDHPLLVKGYDTDCVGKDSVAMASTLSREMLIDLLNALESSEAICRVCNDVLENPVVTMCGHVFCHQCVSENMTGDDSMCPAIECKKQVSPDVVFSESTLISCLSKDLDGGSTNSQLIEKPVVVQNEYTSSKVRAVIEIIQSHCRLNSPNLEQYNSTGCNRDSSFENENPYSDINVVKRTTVVSNSPNDGPIKAIIFSQWTKMLDLVENAMNEYCIQYRRLDGTMTLTSRDRAVKEFNSDPEVTVMLMSLKAGNLGLNMVAACHVILLDLWWNPTTEDQAVDRAHRIGQTRPVTVTRLTIKDTVEDRILALQDEKRKMVASAFGEDNSGGSAARLTVEDLRYLFMV